A stretch of DNA from Bacteroidales bacterium:
TTAAAAAAATCAGGCATTTAAAATAAATTTCCTATTCCACATTTCAACCGAAAGCAGTAAAAATAAAAACCTTGTATAATCTTCCTTTCCCGTTTCGTGTTTATTATATAATTTGTTTAAATAATCAATATTAAAATACTGATTTGATATTGAATTATTATCATTAATTAACTCTAGCAAAAAATGTTTTAAACCTGCCTTCAACCATTTTTCCATAGGGTTGTCAAACCCTCTTTTTTTCATATATATTTTTTCTTTAGGCAACCACTTTTCAACTGTTTTTTTATGAATATACTTACCTGTCAGGAGTTTTAGTTTGTATTTCCCCGGTATTGATTCAATAAACTCAACCAGCGGAACATCAAGAAAAGGCACACGTGCTTCAATTGAAGTTGCCATTGACATTTTATCCTCGCATAATAAAAGATTATCAGTTAGAGAAGTACGGGTATCAATATATAACATTTGTTCAAGAAGAGACAGATCGTTTACTTTTTGTCGGAATTTTTCAAAATGACCTTTATAATTAACATCACAAACGAAATTATGATATTCACTATTATAAAGCTGTTTTTTTTGATTTTCATGAACAATGGTATATGTTTTCAGAAATCTCTCGGATAAATCATTATAATCTAAAGAAATCACAGCACGTTTTAATTGTTCGTTTTTATTCAAATTAAATATTAGAGGTTTTAAAAAATTATTTCTTATAAATGCAGGTATTTTTTGATATTGTTTGGAATATTTTATTCCTATGTGTCTTCCGTATCCTGCCATTGTTTCATCAATTCCCTGACCATTTAAAAGAACTTTAACATGTTTTCTTGCTTCTTTGGCAACAAAGTAATATGCAGCAGCAGATTCATTACCAATTGGTTCTTCAAGATGCCAAATATAATTTTCGAAAAAATCAATATAATCACTTGCTTTTATTATATATGAATAGAATTCAGCACCAAACATTTCTGCTGTTTTTTTTGCTTCATAAACTTCGTTTGTTTTATAGCCTTCTTCAAAATCAACAGTAAATGCTTTTATAGGTTCGTCAGATATTTCTGACATTATTGCAAGCAATGCACCAGAATCAACTCCGCTGCTAAGGGAAAGACCAATTGGTGCATCGCTGATCATTTGACGTTTTGTTGCAGAAAAATATAGATGTTGAAGTTTTTCTTTATAATAATTTTCTTTTTTGTTTTCAATAACCGGGATATAGTTCCAATAACATTCTTTTTTAATACTAATATTACTTTTTATAATAATAGAATGTGCCGGTTCAAGTTTATTTATGTTTTTAAAAAGAGTTAAAGGAGATGGAGTATGCCTGAAAGTTAAAAGAATATCTAAGGCATTTTTATTCAGTTCTTTATTAATGCCTTTAATCTGAAGGATTGATTTAATTTCTGAAGCAAAAATAAATCTTCCTTTTTGGTAATAATAATATAATGGTTTAACTCCAAAATGGTCTCTTGCAAGGAAAAGTTCTTTTTCTTTTTTGTCCCAAATTGCAAAAGCAAATATTCCGTTTAGATATTTTGGTAAATCATATTTTTTTTCTTTAAAAAGTGCAAGAATAACTTCTGTATCGGAAGTTGAATGGAATTTATAATCTTTTTTTATAAGTTCTTCTTTAAGCTCCGGAAAGTTATAAATTTCTCCATTAAAAACAATTACATATCTTCCATCATCAGAAAACATTGGTTGGTGACCTGTCTGACTTAAATCAATAATACTCAATCTTCTATGCCCTAATCCAATATTGTCTTTGCACCATATTCCTTCATCATCCGGTCCTCGATGACTAATAATATCAGTCATTTGTTTTATTACTGATTCTTCAACTTTGGATCCTTGTTTTTCTAATATTCCTGTTATTCCGCACATACACGTTTATATATTTTTAAAGTTTCTTCAGCAATATTGATATAATTATATTTAATGATTTTTTCTCTGTAATTATTATTTTTAAATTTTATAGCACTTAATAATTTTTCCGCAAAATGATTTGCATTATAATCACTAATATAACATCCTTCAAAATCAGCAAGAACTTCTTTAACATCACCAACATCTGTTGAAACAACAGGAAGATTACATGCAAGAGCTTCTTTTATAACAATTGGACTTCCTTCATATAATGAAGTAAAACCAAATACATTTGATGCTGAAAACAAAGCTGAAATTTCTGAATGATCAATTTCACCAATAAAAATAACATCTTTTATTTTTTCAATTCTAAGTTTTTGTTTTAATTTTTCTTCTTCTGCCCCAAATCCAGCTATTATAAGCCATAAGTCAGTAATTTTTTCTTTTACATTTTTGTATGCATCAATTAATAATGTCAGGTTTTTTTCATAATCTATCCTGCCAAGATATAATATTACTTTTGTATCAAGAGGAATTCCAAATTTTTTCTTTGCAATAAAAAAATCAACTGGAATAATGGTTAAAAAGTCAATTCCCGTTGGGATAACTGATATTTTATCTTTAATAAAAGGATATAAATTAACATAGTAATCCATTGTTTGTTTACTAACAGCAATAATATGATCTGCTTTTTTAAAAGAATATTTTTGCATTATAATATATATCAAATATTGCCATTTTGATTTATTATCTTTTATAGAAATATTATGTCTTCCATGCAATGTTACTATTGTTTTTATTCTTTTTGATTTAAAAAGGAAAAAAGGCACAAGCATATCAGGTCTTTGTGAATGAATAATTGAAAATTTATCAATTTTAAAAAAAGGTATTTTTATTAATAATGAAAGAAGAAATTTAAAATTGTTTGGATTGGATAATTTAATTATAGAGTAAAAGTTACTAAAAACATTTTGTTCAATGTTGTCTTTCCCTGTTCCTATTAATGTACATTCAATTCCTTTATGAATTAAATATTTCGATAGGGCAATCAAATATGACATAATCCCACCAGTAGAATTACGTAATGGATTTTCATTTTCAACAAAATATATTTTATTAATCATTTCGGAATTAGCTTGTTTCATTAAACCAAAATCTTAATGAAAAATGTTTAGCCAAATCATGATAAGTGTTATGATAGGCATCTATGAGACTATTAAAGAATTCATTTTTATTATTTATTATTTCCTTATTTTTATTAAAAACCATTTGTCCCCAGTAACTAGACTTAAAAGTTTTATTCACATTTAAAAGTGAATTTATTTTATATCTAGTATAACCTGGTATAATTGATAAAGGAAATAATTTTGATTGTAAATTTTGTGGAGTAAAATATCTACCTGTTTTGATTGTCATCAATTTGGGATAATTATTTTTAAATATTGGAAGGTATAAACTTTGCCCCAATTTTAGTGATTTTGGATTTCTTTTAAATGCATAATTATTTAATTCCGGAATTGGTGTTTTAAATAGAAATTCAACAAATTCATCATCAATATATGGAGATGTAATATGACAGTATAAACGATTTCCATGTATTTCATGTCCAAAATATTTTCTAAATCCTTCATTAATTGCAAAATAATATATTTGTTTATATTTTTCACCTATATTTTTTAACTCAAGAAAATATTTTAATGTTTCATCTAAAAAATCGTATTTATTCTCAGTTAAAAAATCTGTATTCAATAAGTTTTTCCCTTTTTCTTTTATAAATTTTTTTTCAAGCTCCTTTTCTACCGTTTTAGAATAAAAGACATCTATAAAATCTTTATTGAATATATGCCCGACAGAATTTGTTGGTCGTAATAACTCACTGCCAAATAAACCTGTAACTATTTTTTTTGAAATATTTGACAAGAAAGAATATGAATAATTATGATTAGCTCGTCTTATTGTTCCCTTCCCTCCGGATAAAATAACGGCTTGTTTTCCAAAAAAATCATATTGCTCTTCAAATTTATTGTTTAAATATATTGGAAGGTATTTAATGCCTGTTTTGATTGCTATTTCTTTTGGAATTTTTATTTCAACACTATTAGGAATACCCCATGAGTAAAACAATATATTTTTATTTGAATTTATTAAATATGAAAGGTTAGCTCTACTATCAAAACCAGATGTAAGTGAAGCACAAATTATATTATCATTTTCAATTAAATTATTTAAAGTTTCATTAAAAATTTCAGGTATCAAATCATAAGTTTGTTTCCATGATATTATTTCATTATTATCAATAATATCTTTGTAATCAAAGTATTTAATGGTTGATAATTTGTTTTTATTATAATTAATATGGCAGCCGGGTTGAAGAATATTTATGTTCTTATATAAAGTCCTTTTTCCTAAAGAATAGTCAAAAATGGAATGCTGTATTAATGATACATTATCAATTTGACAATTAGTTAAAGATAATTTTAATAATGAATATAATGAAGTTGAAAATAGCAAGCTGTTATCTTTGTGCTGGTAATAAAAGTCTAATAATCCACTTTTTGAATTAAAAAACCGGTAATTTGAATTTTTCTCATCAAAAATTACAACTATAAAAATCCCTTTAATATAATTGATAAAAGAACTTCCATGTTCTTTATAAAGTTCAAATACATTTTTTGCATCAATTTTACCTGTCTTGTAATTTAGAATTTCTGAACTTTTTCTTAAATAAATTTCCCCAATAATAAAAACATAAAAATCTTTATTTGTATATAGTGTATTTGGCTCATTATTAAAACGGTAAGAGGTAAGAGAAAAGTTTTTTCCCGTGTAATTGTTTCTTATATATATACTTTTATTCAAAAAAAATTCAAATGACTTATTATATTCAAATTTCTTTGATCCTATTAATGAAATAATTCCGCTTATATCAAACATTTATTAAAATATTTTTTTTAATACCCTTTTAATATATAATCTATACATTAATGAAGGTTCATTCCAATATATATCAGAATAATATACTTTGTTAAAATAGGATTTAATCCATTTAATAAAAGAAAGTGAGCCTTCTTTTTTATATTCTAAGAATGTTGGGATATCTCGTGAAATTGAAACCCAATAAATATTTTTGTTTAGTGGTTTTACTGAGTTTTGTTCTTTCCCGATTAATTCATTGTAAGCAATTGTATAAATATCAACTTCTAATTTTTTCCCGATTATATCCCATAATCCAATTCTTGTATTTACTTCAATTAGTTTATAGCTACCATCATTTTCGTCTTTTTTCATTTCAACACCAGCAGGTCCATAATATTCATTTTTTATTAATAGATTTAAACAGTAGTCTTTAATTGGTGAGGGGTCTGTGGTTTTCATAAAAGAAGCACTTCCAAAATGAATAGGAGTTATTCTTAGTTTTCTCCCACAAAAATATCCCAAACAAGTTCCATTTTTATCAATATAACAAACAAAATATAATAGATTTTCATCAGGACCCGGAACAACTTCCTGTATTATTATATTATTATCATATTTAGATATTATTTCCCATTGATTAATAAGTTCATTTTTTGTTTTAACATAAACTACTTTTTTACTATCAACAATATTTTCTAATGGTTTCTTTCTCCAGCTTTGAGCATATTTTGGTTTAATAACACAAGGAAAAGATAAATTATTCATTTCTTTCAATAATTCATCTTTTGTTATTGGAGAAATCATTAATGGTACAGGAATATTAGTATTAACAGCTACTTTATACATTTCCTCTTTTGACATTAATTTTTCTGTGATGAAATTTTTAGAAGTATTAAAATAAAAATGTTTTTTTAATATATTTTCATTTTTTAATATTGTTTTAATAAAACAATCTGATGTAATAAAAACTACTGCTTTTTTTTTCCATTTTTTTTGAATTGAAATTATAAAATCAATAAAAATAGTTTCATTTTCTTCAGGATCAGGACATTTTATTGTTTTCTTTCCTCTTAGCAAATAACCTATAGCGTCATCACGGAAATCAACACCTAGACATTCAATCTTTTTCTTTGTAAAATGCTTAATTATATCTATTCCCGGAATATAAAGTCCCAAAACCAAAACCGGATTGAAATTCTTTTTATTCATTAATAATATACTTAAGATTTTTAAATACGTTTACAAATAAGTATTTAATTTTAGTTTTAAATGGGATTATTGGAATAATCTTTCCATTTTGATTTGAAGAAATTATTTTTACTATTTTTTTAAATACACTTTTAGGAAGAATAAGGTTTCTATTTGTCCGTTCGTTTGGATACTTAATTAAAAATTCCTTTGTAATAATTGTTGATGGACAAATAGTATTTATTGTAACACCTGAACCATATAATTCTTTACCAATAGATTCAGTAAAATTTAATAAAGCCAATTTTGATGAACCATAAATACTTCCTGTTTTATATCCTTGAAAAGCAGCATTTGAAGATATATTTATTATTTTTCCGTGTTTGTTTTTTATAAAATACGGTAATATTGCGTGTATTATTTTTATAGGTGCAATAGTATTTACAAAAAAAATATCATCAATTTCTTTGTTGCTAAATTCAGAAAAAATTTTGAACGATTTTATTCCTGCATTATTAATTAAAATATCTATATGATAAACCTTAAGTATATTATTTATTGTTTCATTTATTTTGTAGATTTCTCTTAAATCAATTTGAAAGTACCCTTCAAGCATGTTAAAAAAATCATTATCAATATCCTTTTCTGATTTTATATCTATTCCTATTATTTTATATCCTGAATTATAAAACTCTTCGCAAAGAAATTTTCCTAAACCCTGAGTGCAACCTGTTAATAAAATGTTTTTATACATTTTTTTTATTTAAATAGTTAATATATTTTTCAGTTGTAGTAATATAAATTTTATCTCTATTTTTTGCAAGATGATCAAATATGTTTGGCAAAATTATATCTGCAACACATAAATCCATTGATGGATGAAACCAAAAATAACAAATTTTATTGTATTTGATTGCTCTGTTAATTATTTTTTTATAACGGTAAATATGATATTTTTCTGACCAATAATTATTATAACATATTTCTGCTGTACTTTTAATTTCCCATAAACCCGTTTTATGTTTTTTGGGATATCCTAAAACATTCCTATAATCTGTCCGAAAAGAAGTAAATCCCTTTTTTGACAAATTAGCAAGATTTCCTATTGTATGTCCGGGATGAACAAAACTTTTTAACTTAATATTATACTTATTAGCCAGTTCAATACATTTCGAAATTTCTTTATCAAATACTTCTTTTAAACAAATTTCATCACTACAATCAATATGAGAAAAGGTATGGCAAGCAATTTCATGTAGTACTTTTCTATTAATAATATCTTTAATAATATCGGGGGCATACCAAAGAGGGTTGTTTGTTAAATTTGAACATGGATCGGCATCATACCAGTCTCCTTTAATAAATTTCCAATATTTATTTTCAAAATATGACAAACGGGGCATTTCAGGATGTGCAATATTTTCTTTTTTTGAACATTCTTCAAGAAAAAGATGTCCAACTGTTGCCCATGTTATTGGAATATTATATTTATCGCACAAATTAAGAATTTTTGGTATATTTTTTCTGGCATTTTCAGCTTTTTTAAAAGCTCTTTTTAAAGGATCTTTTTCATATTTACTAAACCTCCATGCCCATGCAAGTTCAAAGTCTGCTGATAATATAAAAACAGCAGAATAACCATGGGGAATAAAATCATTTTTATTTTTCGATCTTATAATTTTAGGATTTCTGCCTAATTCGAAATTTATTTTACTTAATATTGATTGCAAATAGCTAGTTATAAAGTATTATTTTTTAATGATTTTATTATTGTTACAAATTTCTCTATGTTTTTATTATAATTGAATTTATTTTTTACTGTATTAATTGCATTAAATTTAATTTTTTTTATTAGTTTATTATCATATCGCAAGTTCTCAACAATACTTACAATTTGTTGATGAGAATTTTCACTAATTAAAAAGCCATTTTCTTCATTAATAATTATTTCATTTGTTGCACCAATATCTGTTGCAATTGGTATCAAACCGGCAGCCATATATTCAAGAATAGAATTTGATATGCCTTCACCATATTTTATTGTAGAACAAAGGACGCCAATTTTACATTTTAAAAGATAATTTTCAATATTTGAAACTTT
This window harbors:
- the asnB gene encoding asparagine synthase (glutamine-hydrolyzing); this encodes MCGITGILEKQGSKVEESVIKQMTDIISHRGPDDEGIWCKDNIGLGHRRLSIIDLSQTGHQPMFSDDGRYVIVFNGEIYNFPELKEELIKKDYKFHSTSDTEVILALFKEKKYDLPKYLNGIFAFAIWDKKEKELFLARDHFGVKPLYYYYQKGRFIFASEIKSILQIKGINKELNKNALDILLTFRHTPSPLTLFKNINKLEPAHSIIIKSNISIKKECYWNYIPVIENKKENYYKEKLQHLYFSATKRQMISDAPIGLSLSSGVDSGALLAIMSEISDEPIKAFTVDFEEGYKTNEVYEAKKTAEMFGAEFYSYIIKASDYIDFFENYIWHLEEPIGNESAAAYYFVAKEARKHVKVLLNGQGIDETMAGYGRHIGIKYSKQYQKIPAFIRNNFLKPLIFNLNKNEQLKRAVISLDYNDLSERFLKTYTIVHENQKKQLYNSEYHNFVCDVNYKGHFEKFRQKVNDLSLLEQMLYIDTRTSLTDNLLLCEDKMSMATSIEARVPFLDVPLVEFIESIPGKYKLKLLTGKYIHKKTVEKWLPKEKIYMKKRGFDNPMEKWLKAGLKHFLLELINDNNSISNQYFNIDYLNKLYNKHETGKEDYTRFLFLLLSVEMWNRKFILNA
- a CDS encoding polysaccharide deacetylase family protein, with amino-acid sequence MQSILSKINFELGRNPKIIRSKNKNDFIPHGYSAVFILSADFELAWAWRFSKYEKDPLKRAFKKAENARKNIPKILNLCDKYNIPITWATVGHLFLEECSKKENIAHPEMPRLSYFENKYWKFIKGDWYDADPCSNLTNNPLWYAPDIIKDIINRKVLHEIACHTFSHIDCSDEICLKEVFDKEISKCIELANKYNIKLKSFVHPGHTIGNLANLSKKGFTSFRTDYRNVLGYPKKHKTGLWEIKSTAEICYNNYWSEKYHIYRYKKIINRAIKYNKICYFWFHPSMDLCVADIILPNIFDHLAKNRDKIYITTTEKYINYLNKKNV
- a CDS encoding SDR family oxidoreductase: MYKNILLTGCTQGLGKFLCEEFYNSGYKIIGIDIKSEKDIDNDFFNMLEGYFQIDLREIYKINETINNILKVYHIDILINNAGIKSFKIFSEFSNKEIDDIFFVNTIAPIKIIHAILPYFIKNKHGKIINISSNAAFQGYKTGSIYGSSKLALLNFTESIGKELYGSGVTINTICPSTIITKEFLIKYPNERTNRNLILPKSVFKKIVKIISSNQNGKIIPIIPFKTKIKYLFVNVFKNLKYIINE
- a CDS encoding glycosyltransferase family 4 protein, translated to MKQANSEMINKIYFVENENPLRNSTGGIMSYLIALSKYLIHKGIECTLIGTGKDNIEQNVFSNFYSIIKLSNPNNFKFLLSLLIKIPFFKIDKFSIIHSQRPDMLVPFFLFKSKRIKTIVTLHGRHNISIKDNKSKWQYLIYIIMQKYSFKKADHIIAVSKQTMDYYVNLYPFIKDKISVIPTGIDFLTIIPVDFFIAKKKFGIPLDTKVILYLGRIDYEKNLTLLIDAYKNVKEKITDLWLIIAGFGAEEEKLKQKLRIEKIKDVIFIGEIDHSEISALFSASNVFGFTSLYEGSPIVIKEALACNLPVVSTDVGDVKEVLADFEGCYISDYNANHFAEKLLSAIKFKNNNYREKIIKYNYINIAEETLKIYKRVCAE